One stretch of Arachis duranensis cultivar V14167 chromosome 1, aradu.V14167.gnm2.J7QH, whole genome shotgun sequence DNA includes these proteins:
- the LOC110275125 gene encoding uncharacterized protein LOC110275125, giving the protein MRLSVGTTTSDQDETEQFCEWLLKVGDGLIGDNIDSEFEICLSKDIVILSSDQAFDELVHFSYPNILKNMSSKNFFKARTILAPTLDIIEEVNNHLMAIIPVEELLNIINCSNLPPHKLILKIDVPVMLLMNVDHSSGLCNGTRLQVRKLENHVIECEVLMGNNVGHIALISRMNMVPTNETVPIRFQRR; this is encoded by the coding sequence ATGAGACTCTCTGTAGGAACAACTACTTCAGATCAAGATGAGACAGAACAATTTTGTGAGTGGTTATTGAAAGTTGGTGATGGTCTAATAGGTGATAATATAGATAGTGAATTTGAGATATGTCTTTCAAAAGATATTGTTATTCTTTCTTCGGACCAGGCATTTGATGAGTTGGTTCATTTttcttatccaaatattttaaaaaacatgtCTTCAAAGAATTTTTTCAAAGCAAGGACTATACTGGCTCCCACACTGGACATCATTGAAGAGGTCAACAATCATCTGATGGCTATCATTCCTGTTGAGGAATTACTGAATATTATAAATTGCTCTAATTTGCCTCCACATAAATTAATACTCAAGATTGATGTTCCAGTGATGTTACTAATGAATGTTGACCATTCTAGTGGTCTTTGTAATGGTACAAGGCTACAAGTTAGGAAGCTTGAAAATCATGTCATAGAATGTGAAGTTTTAATGGGTAACAACGTTGGTCATATTGCTTTGATTTCAAGAATGAATATGGTACCAACAAATGAAACTGTCCCAATTAGATTTCAACGAAGATAG
- the LOC107482982 gene encoding uncharacterized protein LOC107482982 isoform X1 encodes MAAPFFSTPFQPYVYQSPQDAITPFQILGGEAQVVQIMLKPQEKIIAKPGSMCFMSGSIEMENSYLPENEVGIWQWLFGKNISSIFLRNSGQSDGFVGIAAPYFARILPIDLASFNGEILCQPDAFLCSVNDVKVNNTIDQRGRNIVAGAEGFLRQKISGQGLAFILAGGSVLQKNLESGEVLAVDVSCIVAVTSTVNVQIKYNGPPRRTMFGGDNAVTALLTGPGIVFIQSLPFHRLSQRIARSVTSPNMRENPKFLIQIAIFFFLAYVVIVSSLILTDV; translated from the exons ATGGCGGCACCATTTTTCTCAACACCTTTTCAGCCCTATGTTTATCAG AGTCCACAAGATGCAATCACACCTTTTCAGATTTTAGGGGGTGAAGCTCAGGTGGTCCAG ATAATGTTGAAGCCCCAAGAAAAAATTATTGCAAAGCCTG GTTCCATGTGCTTTATGTCAGGATCCATTGAAATGGAAAATTCCTATCTTCCAGAAAATGAAGTAGGCATATGGCAGTGGCTATTTGGCAAAAACATAAGTAGCATCTTTCTTCGAAATTCTGGACAAAGTGATGGATTCGTTGGAATTGCTGCACCTTATTTTGCAAGAATTCTTCCG ATTGATTTAGCAAGCTTTAATGGGGAGATTTTGTGTCAG CCAGATGCATTTCTTTGCTCTGTCAATGATGTGAAAGTCAACAACACAATTGATCAGAGGGGACGTAATATTGTTGCTGGTGCTGAG GGATTTTTGAGGCAGAAGATATCAGGTCAAGGGCTTGCATTCATACTTGCTGGTGGATCTG TTCTACAGAAAAATCTTGAGAGCGGTGAAGTTCTAGCAGTTGATGTTTCATGCATTGTTGCTGTGACAAGTACGGTCAATgtccaaataaaatataatggtCCTCCAAGAAGGACAATGTTTGGA GGTGATAATGCTGTGACAGCTCTTCTCACAGGACCAGGCATTGTGTTCATACAAAGTTTACCGTTTCATAGACTTTCTCAGCGAATTGCTAG atCGGTGACATCTCCAAACATGAGGGAAAATCCCAAGTTTTTAATACAGATtgccattttctttttcctgGCCTATGTTGTCATTGTATCTTCATTAATATTGACAGATGTATGA
- the LOC107482982 gene encoding uncharacterized protein LOC107482982 isoform X2, protein MAAPFFSTPFQPYVYQSPQDAITPFQILGGEAQVVQIMLKPQEKIIAKPENEVGIWQWLFGKNISSIFLRNSGQSDGFVGIAAPYFARILPIDLASFNGEILCQPDAFLCSVNDVKVNNTIDQRGRNIVAGAEGFLRQKISGQGLAFILAGGSVLQKNLESGEVLAVDVSCIVAVTSTVNVQIKYNGPPRRTMFGGDNAVTALLTGPGIVFIQSLPFHRLSQRIARSVTSPNMRENPKFLIQIAIFFFLAYVVIVSSLILTDV, encoded by the exons ATGGCGGCACCATTTTTCTCAACACCTTTTCAGCCCTATGTTTATCAG AGTCCACAAGATGCAATCACACCTTTTCAGATTTTAGGGGGTGAAGCTCAGGTGGTCCAG ATAATGTTGAAGCCCCAAGAAAAAATTATTGCAAAGCCTG AAAATGAAGTAGGCATATGGCAGTGGCTATTTGGCAAAAACATAAGTAGCATCTTTCTTCGAAATTCTGGACAAAGTGATGGATTCGTTGGAATTGCTGCACCTTATTTTGCAAGAATTCTTCCG ATTGATTTAGCAAGCTTTAATGGGGAGATTTTGTGTCAG CCAGATGCATTTCTTTGCTCTGTCAATGATGTGAAAGTCAACAACACAATTGATCAGAGGGGACGTAATATTGTTGCTGGTGCTGAG GGATTTTTGAGGCAGAAGATATCAGGTCAAGGGCTTGCATTCATACTTGCTGGTGGATCTG TTCTACAGAAAAATCTTGAGAGCGGTGAAGTTCTAGCAGTTGATGTTTCATGCATTGTTGCTGTGACAAGTACGGTCAATgtccaaataaaatataatggtCCTCCAAGAAGGACAATGTTTGGA GGTGATAATGCTGTGACAGCTCTTCTCACAGGACCAGGCATTGTGTTCATACAAAGTTTACCGTTTCATAGACTTTCTCAGCGAATTGCTAG atCGGTGACATCTCCAAACATGAGGGAAAATCCCAAGTTTTTAATACAGATtgccattttctttttcctgGCCTATGTTGTCATTGTATCTTCATTAATATTGACAGATGTATGA
- the LOC107482982 gene encoding uncharacterized protein LOC107482982 isoform X3, with product MAAPFFSTPFQPYVYQSPQDAITPFQILGGEAQVVQIMLKPQEKIIAKPGSMCFMSGSIEMENSYLPENEVGIWQWLFGKNISSIFLRNSGQSDGFVGIAAPYFARILPIDLASFNGEILCQPDAFLCSVNDVKVNNTIDQRGRNIVAGAEGFLRQKISGQGLAFILAGGSVLQKNLESGEVLAVDVSCIVAVTSTVNVQIKYNGPPRRTMFGGDNAVTALLTGPGIVFIQSLPFHRLSQRIAR from the exons ATGGCGGCACCATTTTTCTCAACACCTTTTCAGCCCTATGTTTATCAG AGTCCACAAGATGCAATCACACCTTTTCAGATTTTAGGGGGTGAAGCTCAGGTGGTCCAG ATAATGTTGAAGCCCCAAGAAAAAATTATTGCAAAGCCTG GTTCCATGTGCTTTATGTCAGGATCCATTGAAATGGAAAATTCCTATCTTCCAGAAAATGAAGTAGGCATATGGCAGTGGCTATTTGGCAAAAACATAAGTAGCATCTTTCTTCGAAATTCTGGACAAAGTGATGGATTCGTTGGAATTGCTGCACCTTATTTTGCAAGAATTCTTCCG ATTGATTTAGCAAGCTTTAATGGGGAGATTTTGTGTCAG CCAGATGCATTTCTTTGCTCTGTCAATGATGTGAAAGTCAACAACACAATTGATCAGAGGGGACGTAATATTGTTGCTGGTGCTGAG GGATTTTTGAGGCAGAAGATATCAGGTCAAGGGCTTGCATTCATACTTGCTGGTGGATCTG TTCTACAGAAAAATCTTGAGAGCGGTGAAGTTCTAGCAGTTGATGTTTCATGCATTGTTGCTGTGACAAGTACGGTCAATgtccaaataaaatataatggtCCTCCAAGAAGGACAATGTTTGGA GGTGATAATGCTGTGACAGCTCTTCTCACAGGACCAGGCATTGTGTTCATACAAAGTTTACCGTTTCATAGACTTTCTCAGCGAATTGCTAGGTAA